A window of the Dickeya dianthicola NCPPB 453 genome harbors these coding sequences:
- the moaA gene encoding GTP 3',8-cyclase MoaA, with protein sequence MVSQLTDAFARKFYYLRLSITDVCNFRCTYCLPDGYQPNGATPHRFLSLDEIRRVGRAFAALGTEKVRLTGGEPSLRRDFVDIIAAIRENPAIRTLAVTTNGYRLARDVASWREAGLTALNVSVDSLDARQFHAITGQDKFRQVMDGIDAAFANGFHRVKVNTVLMRDVNDSSLHTFLDWIRTRPLQLRFIELMETGDGRAMFRRHHVSGQVIRARLLQQGWQQQVRARSDGPAQVFSHPDYQGEVGLIMPYEQDFCQSCNRLRVSAIGNLHLCLFGEQGIPLRDLLTDDDQQEALKLRISGGLGSKRQSHFLHDGNSGITPNLSFIGG encoded by the coding sequence ATGGTAAGTCAACTGACCGATGCGTTTGCGCGCAAGTTTTACTATTTGCGCCTGTCGATAACGGACGTCTGTAATTTCCGCTGTACTTATTGTCTGCCGGACGGCTACCAGCCGAATGGCGCGACACCCCATCGCTTTTTGTCGCTGGATGAAATCCGCCGCGTCGGTCGGGCGTTTGCCGCACTGGGCACCGAAAAGGTGCGTCTGACCGGGGGCGAGCCGTCTCTGCGCCGGGATTTTGTCGATATTATTGCCGCCATCCGCGAAAACCCGGCGATCCGCACGCTGGCGGTGACCACCAACGGTTACCGGCTGGCGCGGGATGTGGCGAGCTGGCGCGAGGCCGGGCTGACGGCGCTTAACGTCAGCGTCGATAGCCTGGATGCCCGTCAGTTCCACGCCATTACCGGGCAGGATAAATTTCGGCAGGTGATGGATGGTATCGATGCCGCCTTCGCCAACGGATTTCACCGGGTGAAAGTCAATACCGTACTGATGCGTGATGTCAACGACAGCAGCCTGCACACCTTTCTCGACTGGATCCGCACCCGGCCTCTCCAACTGCGTTTTATTGAACTGATGGAAACCGGCGACGGGCGGGCGATGTTCCGCCGTCACCATGTTTCCGGTCAGGTGATCCGCGCGCGTCTGTTGCAGCAAGGCTGGCAGCAGCAGGTGCGGGCGCGCAGCGACGGCCCGGCGCAGGTGTTTTCGCACCCGGATTATCAGGGTGAGGTGGGGTTGATCATGCCGTATGAACAAGACTTTTGTCAGAGCTGCAATCGGCTGCGGGTGTCGGCCATCGGCAATCTGCACTTGTGCCTGTTCGGCGAGCAGGGCATTCCGTTGCGCGATTTGCTGACGGATGACGACCAACAGGAGGCGCTGAAGCTGCGTATTTCCGGCGGCCTCGGCAGCAAACGGCAGTCGCATTTCCTGCACGACGGCAACAGCGGCATTACCCCGAATTTGTCCTTTATCGGCGGCTGA
- the moaB gene encoding molybdenum cofactor biosynthesis protein B, giving the protein MSKVSSEFIPLRVAVMTVSSRRTAADDTSGDYLREALQHDGHHLAGSAIVSENLYQIRAQVSVWVASDDVQVILINGGTGFTAGDLVPEAVRALFDREIEGFGELFRMVSYEEIGTATIQSRAIAGLANQTAIFGVPGSTKACHTAWERIIREQLDARQKPCNLYPHLKK; this is encoded by the coding sequence ATGAGCAAGGTCAGCAGCGAATTTATTCCTCTGCGCGTGGCGGTGATGACGGTGTCGTCACGCCGCACCGCCGCCGACGATACGTCCGGCGATTATCTGCGTGAAGCGTTGCAGCATGACGGGCATCATCTGGCGGGTAGCGCCATCGTCAGCGAAAACCTGTACCAGATCCGCGCGCAGGTTTCCGTCTGGGTCGCCAGCGACGACGTCCAGGTTATCCTGATCAACGGCGGCACCGGCTTCACGGCGGGCGACCTGGTGCCGGAGGCCGTCCGGGCGCTATTCGACCGGGAAATCGAGGGATTTGGCGAACTGTTCCGCATGGTGTCGTACGAAGAAATCGGCACCGCCACCATCCAGTCGCGTGCGATTGCCGGGCTGGCTAACCAGACGGCGATTTTCGGCGTGCCGGGGTCGACCAAAGCCTGTCACACCGCCTGGGAGCGTATTATTCGCGAGCAACTGGATGCGCGCCAGAAACCCTGTAACCTCTACCCCCATTTGAAAAAGTAA
- the moaC gene encoding cyclic pyranopterin monophosphate synthase MoaC, which yields MAQLTHINAAGEAAMVDVSDKAETVREARAEAFVEMAPQTLSMIIDGRHHKGDVFATARIAGIQAAKRTWELIPLCHPLLLSKVAVELEAQPEHNRVRIESLCRLTGKTGVEMEALTAASVAALTIYDMCKAVQKDMVIGPVRLLAKSGGKSGDFRAEAS from the coding sequence ATGGCACAACTGACCCACATTAATGCAGCCGGTGAAGCGGCAATGGTGGATGTTTCCGACAAAGCGGAGACGGTGCGCGAGGCGCGCGCCGAAGCCTTTGTGGAAATGGCGCCGCAGACCCTGTCCATGATCATCGACGGGCGGCATCACAAGGGCGATGTCTTCGCCACCGCGCGTATCGCCGGCATCCAGGCTGCCAAGCGCACCTGGGAACTGATCCCGCTGTGTCACCCGCTGCTGCTGAGCAAGGTGGCGGTGGAGCTGGAAGCCCAGCCGGAGCACAACCGGGTGCGGATCGAATCCCTGTGCCGGCTGACCGGCAAGACCGGCGTGGAAATGGAAGCGCTGACCGCCGCCTCGGTGGCGGCGTTGACCATTTACGACATGTGCAAAGCGGTGCAGAAAGACATGGTGATAGGCCCGGTGCGGTTGCTGGCGAAAAGCGGCGGCAAATCCGGCGATTTCAGGGCGGAGGCATCATGA
- the moaD gene encoding molybdopterin synthase sulfur carrier subunit has translation MITVLFFAQVRELTGTDRLSLATEYQDVASLRQALCERGDRWALALEDGKLLAAVNQSLVAMTHPLVDGDEVAFFPPVTGG, from the coding sequence ATGATTACGGTGTTGTTTTTTGCGCAGGTGCGGGAACTGACCGGCACCGACCGGCTCTCGCTGGCGACGGAATATCAGGATGTGGCGTCGTTGCGACAGGCACTGTGCGAACGCGGCGACCGTTGGGCGCTGGCGCTGGAAGACGGCAAGTTGCTGGCGGCGGTGAATCAGTCGCTGGTGGCGATGACGCATCCGTTGGTCGATGGCGACGAAGTGGCGTTTTTCCCGCCGGTGACCGGAGGCTGA
- the moaE gene encoding molybdopterin synthase catalytic subunit MoaE: METRIRVGEAPFSVGDEYAWLAASDADGAVVTFTGKVRNHNLGEHVSALALEHYPGMTEKALAEIVDAARQRWPIQRVSLIHRVGALYPGDEIVFVGVSGAHRQASFDAAQFIMDYLKTRAPFWKREATPDGDRWVDARDSDRQAAERW, encoded by the coding sequence ATGGAGACACGTATTCGGGTAGGGGAAGCGCCGTTCAGCGTGGGCGACGAGTATGCCTGGCTGGCGGCCAGCGATGCGGACGGCGCGGTGGTGACGTTCACCGGCAAGGTACGCAATCACAATCTGGGCGAGCACGTCAGCGCGCTGGCGCTGGAGCATTACCCTGGTATGACGGAAAAGGCGCTGGCAGAGATTGTCGATGCGGCGCGGCAGCGCTGGCCGATTCAGCGCGTAAGCCTGATCCACCGCGTCGGCGCGCTCTATCCCGGCGACGAAATCGTGTTTGTCGGCGTTAGCGGCGCCCACCGCCAGGCATCGTTCGATGCCGCGCAATTCATCATGGATTACCTCAAAACGCGCGCGCCGTTCTGGAAGCGGGAAGCGACGCCGGATGGCGACCGTTGGGTGGATGCCCGCGACAGCGATCGACAGGCGGCAGAGCGCTGGTAA
- a CDS encoding iron ABC transporter substrate-binding protein, whose protein sequence is MKRRIASLFPATLLASSLMMGFSFGAQAEDAGIVIYNAQHENLVKSWVDGFTQDTGINVTLRNGGDSELGNQLVQEGNASSADVFLTENSPSMVLVDNANLFAPLDAGTLAQVEPQYRPSHGRWVGIAARSTVFVYNPEKLTEAQLPKSLMDLAKPEWKGRWAASPSGADFQAIVSAMLELKGEKATLEWLKAMKTNFTAYKGNSTVMKAVNAGQIDSGVIYHYYPFVDGAKTGENSKNIRLYYFKHQDPGAFVSISGGGVLASSKHKEQAQAFIKWITGKKGQEVLRTNTAFEYAVGGNAESNPKLVPLKDLQAPNVDAAKLNGKRVVELMTEAGLL, encoded by the coding sequence ATGAAACGGCGTATAGCTTCCCTGTTCCCCGCCACCCTGCTGGCGTCTTCCCTGATGATGGGGTTCTCCTTCGGCGCACAGGCGGAGGATGCAGGTATTGTGATTTACAACGCGCAGCACGAAAATCTGGTGAAATCCTGGGTGGATGGCTTTACTCAGGACACCGGCATCAACGTCACGCTGCGTAATGGCGGCGACAGCGAATTGGGCAACCAATTGGTGCAGGAAGGCAATGCCTCGTCGGCCGACGTGTTCCTGACGGAAAACTCGCCGTCGATGGTGCTGGTGGATAACGCCAACCTGTTCGCGCCGCTGGATGCCGGCACGCTGGCGCAGGTGGAGCCGCAGTATCGTCCGTCCCACGGTCGCTGGGTCGGCATCGCCGCGCGCTCGACGGTGTTTGTCTACAACCCGGAGAAATTAACCGAAGCGCAACTGCCGAAATCGCTGATGGACCTGGCCAAACCAGAATGGAAAGGCCGCTGGGCGGCGTCTCCGTCCGGCGCTGATTTCCAGGCTATTGTCAGCGCGATGCTGGAACTGAAAGGCGAGAAAGCGACGCTGGAATGGCTGAAAGCAATGAAAACCAACTTCACTGCGTATAAAGGCAACAGCACGGTGATGAAAGCGGTGAACGCCGGTCAGATCGACAGTGGCGTCATCTACCACTACTACCCGTTTGTCGACGGCGCCAAAACCGGCGAAAACAGCAAAAATATCCGCCTGTACTACTTCAAACATCAGGATCCGGGCGCGTTCGTCAGCATCTCCGGCGGCGGCGTGCTGGCATCCAGCAAGCATAAAGAGCAGGCTCAGGCTTTCATCAAGTGGATCACCGGCAAGAAAGGCCAGGAGGTGCTGCGCACCAACACCGCCTTTGAATACGCGGTGGGCGGGAATGCCGAATCCAACCCGAAACTGGTGCCGCTGAAAGACCTGCAGGCGCCGAACGTGGACGCCGCCAAACTCAACGGCAAGAGAGTGGTTGAGCTGATGACCGAAGCCGGTCTGCTGTAA